CCGCCCGAGTGGCGTCCCGGCCCGCAGAATCCCGCCGCGCCCACGGTTGTGGTGCGCTCGGACTCGGCCGGGGCCACCCACGGCTTCGCCCAGGCCTGCCGCGATCACGATGCCGGGTTCTCCTTCGGCTACCCCGTCGATGCCCGCGTGCAAGACGCCGTGGACACCCTCAACCTCGGCAACGCCTGGTACCCGGCGATCGAGGCCACCGGCGACATCCGCGACGGCGCATGGGTGGCCGAGGCCACCGGGCTGGTCAACCTGTCCGCATGGCCCACCGGGACCCGGCTGATCCTGCGCAAAGAGCGGCCACACCCCGGCGCGCAGCTACGGTTCACCGACGCCGACGGCATGCGGGTCACCGCGTTCATCACCGACACCCCGCCCGGCGCCATCGCGGGGCAACTGGCCGGGCTCGAGCTGCGACACCGCCAACACGCCCGCGTCGAGGACCGCATCCGCGAAAACAAGACCACAGGCCTGGCCAACCTGCCACAGCTTCGACGCGAACGCCGCATGGCTCGAAATCATCTTGACTGCAAACGATCTCGTCGCCTGGGCCAAACTACTCGGGTTCAGCGACCAACCCGAGATCGCCCGCTGCGAGATCGCCACCTTCCGCTACCGCGTGCTGCACGTAACCGCCCGCATCACCCACGGCGCCCGACAACTGCGCCTCCGCATAGACGCCACCTGGCGGTGGGCTACAGCGATCACCACCGCCTGGCACCGCATCCGCGCAGGCTTCCCCTGACCCCCCAACCAACCTGTCCCAACAACCACGAAAGACCCAAGGCCCTGGAACCTCGCCCAACCCGGCGACACGGGACAGGTAAACATGCCGCAAACCGAAACATCCAGCGTCACAGCCTAATCCGAGATCAACTCAAAGCCCCTCCCGCCGGCAGGCAAAATCGAGGCTAGCCTCCGTCAGCGGGTTTTGAGTACCGGCCGCTCCCAGGAAACAACAACTCAGCCGTGGTGATGCGGCCGATCTTGCGCTGCAAGCCGCGCAGTAAGGTCACCGCCTCCGTGTCGGAGAACCCGCTAACGGTCGCAAAGTCCAATCCCGCGCCCACCAACTCGCTGGCCCAGGAGCATTCCGTCAAGTACAACACCCGAGCCCAATCCAAGCTAGTCAGCGCTTGGCCACCAACGACTGCGTAAGAAAGACGACCAGTGAGCTCGTCGAATTCCTCCCAGGTCGACAACCCCAGCACGCGGATCGGAAACGGTGTCGCAGTCGCCGAAAACTGCCATTGGTACAGCGCATGCTGTATGAAGCTGCGCTCATCGCTAGTCAGATCAACAGCTACCAACTCAGAATCAATTGACATTGAGCTGATCCTAAGCTGCGGTTGGGCGAGATAGTGCGCGAGGGGCTGACAACACGTCATCGAGCTCAAGCGTTGAGCACGTCGCCGTGTTCACCCAGCGGTGGCGCCGGCCGGTAGTCGGGCTCATGGCCGCAAACATGCACAGGATTACCGACGAGACGTAAATCACCCGCGCGCACAATGATTTCCGGCGTCGCCTTCAGTGCATCGGGCAGCGTGCGGACGGCCGCCGCCGGCACTCCGAGCGGACGCAGTCGCCGTTCCCAGCCGGCGGCGGTGTCGGTGATCAGCGTCGCCGTGACGACGCCGAGCACCTCGTCGCGCCGGGCCACCCGCTCGGCCATCGTTTCGAAACCGCCGATACCCGCCTCGTCGGCGAAGGATTTCCAGAACCCGTCGTGCGTGATGAACAGTGCCAGGTATCCATCGGCGGTCGGAAAGAGTTGGGCGGGAACGTAGTACGAATGCGCGCCATAAGGATGCCGTTGCGGCTCGATGCCCTCGTTGAGGTAGCCGGCGACATGGTAGTTCAGCTGCGAGAGCATGACGTCGCGCAGCGACACGTCCACCTGCCCGCCGCGGCCCGAGACGATCATGGCCAGCAACCCCAGCGCCGCACACATGCCGGTGGAGTTGTCCGCCGAGGAGTAGCCGGGCAATGTCGGCGGGCCATCCGGCTCACCCGTCAAAGCGGCGATACCGGTGGCGGCCTGGATCACGTAGTCGAACGCTGGATCATCGCCGCCGTCGAGACCGTAACCGGTGATCGCCACGCAGACGATCCGTTCGTTCCACCGCCGCAACGTCTCGTAGGTGAGCCTCAGCCGGCGAATCGCCGACGGCTTCAGGTTGACCAGCAATGCCTGCGACTGCGCCGCTAGCTCGCCCAGCTGTCGTTGTCCCGCTGGGGAATTCAAATCCAAGCAGATACTCGACTTGTTCCGGTTCAGGCTGGCGAAGTAACTGTCCCCCACGCTGCGGGAGATCTCGCCGCCGGGCGGCTCGACCTTGATCACCTCGGCACCGAGATCGGCCAGCAGCATCGTGGCATACGGCCCGGCCAGCATGGTGCCGACCTCGAGAATCCGTATCCCCGCCAGTGGACCTCGACCAGTCACCGCAACTCCGTTGCCAGCGAAGCGATCATCTCGCGGGTCCGGCGCTTGGACGCGACGAGTTCGTCGCGGTTGCCGCCGATCGGCAACAGGCGCACCGACAGGTCCGTCACACCGGCGTCGGCGAATCGGCGCAGCCGGGCCAGGATGGCGTCCTCGTCGCCGGCCGCGCAGATGTCGCCGACGTCTTTGGCGTCGCCGTACCCCAGCAGCCGCTGATAATTCGGTGAGACCTCGGCCTCGCCCAGAATGCGGTTGGCGCGCTCCCGTGCGGCGTCGACTTCGGTTGTGCTGCACAGGCATACCGGGACGCCGGCGACGATGCGCGGTGCCGGGCGCCCGGCATTGTCGGCGGCCTTGGTGATCCGGGGAACGACGTGCTCGGCGACCGCACGTTCGTCGGCCATCCACAGCACGGTGCCGTCGGCCCGCTCGCCGGCCAACGTCAGCATCGCCGGCCCGAGCGCGGCCACCAACACCGGCAGCGGCGCCACCGGCGCCAGGTCGAGCGGGTTGTGCACCCGGAAGGTGGTGTTCTCCACGTCGACCGGGCCGGGATTGGCGAAGGCCGCGTGCAGCACGTCGAGATAGTCGCGGGTGTAGCCGGCCGGCCGCTCGTAGCCAAGCCCCAGCATGTCGTCGATGATCCAGTGGTGCGACGGCCCGACACCCAGCACCAGCCGGCCCGCGGTAGCCGCGTGCACCGACAACGCCTGACGCGCCAACGCAATGGGATGCTGCGCTTGCAGCGGGACGACGGCGGTGCCCAGCTCGATGCGGCTGGTCCGGGTGCCCATCAGGGCCACCGCCACCAACGCGTCAAAGTCGTTGGGAATCTGTGGAATCCAGGCGCTGTCCAGGCCGGCGGTCTCGGCCCAGTCGATGTCGGCCAGCATCCGGATGACCTTGCGGGCCGAATCACCACGCTCGGGACCGACCATCACTCCGACGCGCATGGTTCCTCCGGGGCAGGTTGCGGGATGCCGGTCAGAGCGCGAATGTCACGTACCAGCACGTCCAGCGGTGTCCCCGTGGGAAATACCGCCGCCGCGCCGGCCTCCAGCAGCTTGGGGACATCGGCGTGCGGGATCGTTCCGCCGACGACGACGGCGATGTCGTCGGCGTCAGCGGCGCGCAGCGCTTCGATGGTGCGCGCGGTCAGCGCCAGGTGTGCGCCGGACAGGATGCTCAACCCCACCACGGCCACGTCTTCCTGGACGGCGATCGACGCGATGTCTTCGATGCGTTGCCGGATGCCGGTGTAGATCACCTCGAAACCGGCGTCGCGCAGCGTGCGGGCGACGATCTTGGCGCCGCGGTCATGCCCGTCGAGCCCCGGCTTGGCGACCAAGATGCGGGTGGCCATCAGAACACCACCGGCTGCTGGAATTCGCCCCACACCGCCTTGAGCGTCGAGACCATCTCGCCGACCGTGCAGTAGGCGTTGGCGCAGTCGATCAGCCGGTGCATGAGGTTGTCGGCGCCTTCGGCGTCGCGGGCCAACGCAGCGAGCGCGGATTGTACTGCGGCAGTGTCTCTTTCGGACTTGACCTGGGCCAGCCGCTTGAGTTGCAGGTCGCGCCCCTCGGCGTCGAGCTCGTAGGTCATGATGTCGTGTTCGGGTTCCTCGGAGACGAACCTGTTGACCCCGACCACCGGCCGCGCACCCGTCTCGATGTCCTTGTGCATCGTGAAGGCTTCGTCGGCGATCAGCCCCTGCAGGTAGCCGTCCTCGATGGCACTGACCATCCCGCCGTGCTTTTCGAGGTCGGACATGATCTCGATGATGCGGGCTTCGGTGGCATCGGTGAGCGCCTCGACGAAGTAGGAGCCACCGAGCGGATCGGCGACCCTGGCCACACCCGTTTCGTAGGCCAGGATCTGCTGGGTGCGCAGCGCCAACGTCGTTGATTCCTCGGTGGGCAACGCGAACGGCTCGTCCCAGGCCGCGGTGAACATCGACTGCACGCCGCCCAGCACCGCCGCCATCGCCTCGTAGGCCACCCGCACCACGTTGTTGTGCGCCTGCGGCGCATACAGTGACGCACCACCGCACACGCAACCGAACCGGAACATCGATGCCCGGTCCGTCTTGGCGCCGTACCGTTCCCGCACGAGCGTCGCCCAACGGCGCCGTCCCGCACGGTATTTGGCGATCTCTTCGAAGAAGTCGCCGTGGGTGTAGAAGAAGAACGAGATCTGCGGCGCGAACTCGTCGATGGTCATCCGGCCGCGTTGCACCACGGTGTCGCAATAGGTCACGCCGTCGGCCAGGGTGAAGGCCATCTCCTGCACGGCGGTGGCGCCCGCGTCGCGGAAGTGCGCGCCGGCCACCGAGATGGCATTGAACTTCGGCACCTCGGCAGCGCAGAACTCGATGGTGTCGGCGATCAGCCGCAGCGATGGCTCGGGCGGCCAGATCCACGTCCCGCGCGACGCGTACTCCTTGAGGATGTCGTTCTGGATGGTCCCGGTGAGCTTGGCCCGCGGCACGCCCCGGCGCTCGGCCGCGGCGACGTAGAACGCCAGCAGGATCGCCGCCGTGCCGTTGATCGTCATGCTGGTGCTGATCTTGTCCAGCGGGATGCCGTCGAACAGAATTTCGGCGTCGGCCAGCGTGTCGACCGCGACGCCGACCCGGCCGACTTCCTCGACGACGTCGGGGTCGTCGGAGTCGAAGCCGCATTGGGTGGGCAAGTCCAGCGCCACCGAAAGCCCCGTCCCACCCTGATCCAGCAGATAGCGGTACCGGCGGTTGGATTCTTCGGCGGTGCCGAATCCGGAGTACTGACGAAACGTCCAGAGCTTGCCTCGATAGCCCGACGCGAAGTTCCCCCGGGTGAAGGGAAACTCCCCCGGCGACGGGGGTTCAGCCTCGCGGTCCGCCGGCCCGTAGACCGGCGCAAGCGGGATGCCGGATGAGGTCTGAGCTTCATTATCCATCGATGAATAACGTACTTGCAAAAAAAGAGAATGCCAATACCGCTGGTCTGGCCAGGTGAAATAGCAGAATGCTGGGCGGCGGTGGTGGTCGGCCTATCGGTCTCGGCTGATCCGCGCGCAGCTGCACCCGAGCGACCCGG
The nucleotide sequence above comes from Mycobacterium pseudokansasii. Encoded proteins:
- a CDS encoding CaiB/BaiF CoA transferase family protein, which translates into the protein MTGRGPLAGIRILEVGTMLAGPYATMLLADLGAEVIKVEPPGGEISRSVGDSYFASLNRNKSSICLDLNSPAGQRQLGELAAQSQALLVNLKPSAIRRLRLTYETLRRWNERIVCVAITGYGLDGGDDPAFDYVIQAATGIAALTGEPDGPPTLPGYSSADNSTGMCAALGLLAMIVSGRGGQVDVSLRDVMLSQLNYHVAGYLNEGIEPQRHPYGAHSYYVPAQLFPTADGYLALFITHDGFWKSFADEAGIGGFETMAERVARRDEVLGVVTATLITDTAAGWERRLRPLGVPAAAVRTLPDALKATPEIIVRAGDLRLVGNPVHVCGHEPDYRPAPPLGEHGDVLNA
- a CDS encoding LLM class F420-dependent oxidoreductase, translating into MRVGVMVGPERGDSARKVIRMLADIDWAETAGLDSAWIPQIPNDFDALVAVALMGTRTSRIELGTAVVPLQAQHPIALARQALSVHAATAGRLVLGVGPSHHWIIDDMLGLGYERPAGYTRDYLDVLHAAFANPGPVDVENTTFRVHNPLDLAPVAPLPVLVAALGPAMLTLAGERADGTVLWMADERAVAEHVVPRITKAADNAGRPAPRIVAGVPVCLCSTTEVDAARERANRILGEAEVSPNYQRLLGYGDAKDVGDICAAGDEDAILARLRRFADAGVTDLSVRLLPIGGNRDELVASKRRTREMIASLATELR
- a CDS encoding cobalamin B12-binding domain-containing protein — encoded protein: MATRILVAKPGLDGHDRGAKIVARTLRDAGFEVIYTGIRQRIEDIASIAVQEDVAVVGLSILSGAHLALTARTIEALRAADADDIAVVVGGTIPHADVPKLLEAGAAAVFPTGTPLDVLVRDIRALTGIPQPAPEEPCASE
- a CDS encoding methylmalonyl-CoA mutase family protein — protein: MDNEAQTSSGIPLAPVYGPADREAEPPSPGEFPFTRGNFASGYRGKLWTFRQYSGFGTAEESNRRYRYLLDQGGTGLSVALDLPTQCGFDSDDPDVVEEVGRVGVAVDTLADAEILFDGIPLDKISTSMTINGTAAILLAFYVAAAERRGVPRAKLTGTIQNDILKEYASRGTWIWPPEPSLRLIADTIEFCAAEVPKFNAISVAGAHFRDAGATAVQEMAFTLADGVTYCDTVVQRGRMTIDEFAPQISFFFYTHGDFFEEIAKYRAGRRRWATLVRERYGAKTDRASMFRFGCVCGGASLYAPQAHNNVVRVAYEAMAAVLGGVQSMFTAAWDEPFALPTEESTTLALRTQQILAYETGVARVADPLGGSYFVEALTDATEARIIEIMSDLEKHGGMVSAIEDGYLQGLIADEAFTMHKDIETGARPVVGVNRFVSEEPEHDIMTYELDAEGRDLQLKRLAQVKSERDTAAVQSALAALARDAEGADNLMHRLIDCANAYCTVGEMVSTLKAVWGEFQQPVVF